Proteins encoded within one genomic window of Parolsenella massiliensis:
- the rsmD gene encoding 16S rRNA (guanine(966)-N(2))-methyltransferase RsmD, producing MRIVGGEWKGHPIEAPEGRDVTRPTTDRVREAVSSMLLSARGLSLDGASVLDAFAGSGALGLELLSRGAAHATFVDLDRGACARVRRNAAALGAAGSRVSVTRGDVCRLAAAGSLAGAPFDIVVLDPPYATDVAVVAGLVEALAAGGLLAPDALVLYERSASRPTIESAGFEALKQKRYGQTAVDLLGRTE from the coding sequence GAGGCGCCCGAGGGTCGCGACGTCACGAGGCCCACGACGGACCGCGTGCGCGAGGCTGTCTCGTCCATGCTGCTGTCCGCCCGAGGCCTCTCGCTTGACGGTGCGAGCGTGCTCGATGCCTTCGCGGGATCGGGTGCGCTGGGCCTGGAGCTTCTGAGCCGCGGTGCCGCGCACGCCACGTTCGTGGACCTCGACCGCGGCGCCTGCGCCCGCGTGCGTCGCAACGCCGCTGCCCTGGGGGCTGCGGGCTCGCGCGTCTCGGTCACGCGTGGCGACGTCTGCCGCCTGGCGGCTGCGGGCTCGCTTGCGGGCGCCCCGTTCGACATCGTCGTTCTCGACCCGCCGTACGCCACCGACGTCGCCGTTGTGGCAGGCCTCGTCGAGGCGCTCGCCGCGGGCGGGCTTCTCGCACCGGACGCGCTCGTGCTCTACGAGCGCAGCGCCAGCAGGCCCACGATCGAGTCGGCCGGGTTTGAGGCGCTCAAGCAGAAGCGCTATGGTCAGACGGCCGTCGATCTTCTCGGCAGGACGGAGTAG
- the coaD gene encoding pantetheine-phosphate adenylyltransferase: protein MEGVVEHAGLIEHVVVPGTFDPITYGHIDVVRRARRIAGRVTVAVAASLGKNGTGPVLTLDERVELARQALADEGVSEGVDVRPLTGLLVDFCHEVGAGAVVKGLRAMTDFEYELQQADLNFRLAPDVESIFVMSNPAYGYVSSSIVRELAGLGADVSMLVPPCVVRKLQEHF, encoded by the coding sequence ATGGAGGGCGTTGTGGAGCACGCAGGTCTTATCGAGCACGTCGTGGTGCCGGGCACGTTCGATCCCATCACGTACGGGCACATCGACGTGGTGAGGCGCGCGCGGCGCATCGCCGGCCGCGTCACCGTTGCCGTGGCGGCGAGCCTGGGCAAGAACGGGACGGGTCCCGTGCTCACGCTTGACGAGCGCGTCGAGCTCGCGCGCCAGGCCTTGGCGGACGAGGGCGTGAGCGAGGGCGTGGACGTCCGTCCGCTCACCGGCCTTCTCGTGGACTTCTGCCACGAGGTGGGGGCGGGCGCGGTCGTGAAGGGCCTGCGCGCCATGACCGACTTCGAGTACGAGCTGCAGCAGGCCGACCTCAACTTCCGCCTGGCCCCAGACGTCGAGAGCATCTTCGTGATGAGCAACCCCGCCTACGGCTACGTCTCGAGCTCCATCGTGCGCGAGCTCGCCGGGCTGGGCGCCGATGTCTCCATGCTCGTGCCCCCCTGCGTCGTCAGGAAGCTGCAGGAGCACTTCTAG
- a CDS encoding MarR family winged helix-turn-helix transcriptional regulator: METPKPISRDADGLLSLDVWNRSLDRLYRKSDQLYHDIALDCGISETGYWLMYAIYVHDGAVSVRDVAEECCYPKQTISSALRMLEGRGLVETSFLEGSRKAKRVSFTQAGRAFVAEKIVPASRAERRAFNVLTQGEQTEMLRLVDKYVAAIQEQIDAMRGVAK; this comes from the coding sequence GTGGAGACACCCAAACCCATCTCGCGCGATGCCGACGGCCTGCTCTCGCTCGACGTGTGGAACCGCAGCCTCGACAGGCTGTATCGCAAGTCCGACCAGCTCTACCACGACATCGCGCTTGACTGCGGTATCTCGGAGACCGGCTACTGGCTGATGTATGCCATCTACGTGCACGATGGCGCCGTGTCTGTGCGCGACGTCGCCGAGGAGTGCTGCTACCCCAAGCAGACGATCAGCTCGGCGCTGCGCATGCTCGAGGGTCGGGGCCTTGTCGAGACCTCGTTTCTCGAGGGCAGCCGCAAGGCCAAGCGCGTCTCGTTCACACAGGCGGGCCGTGCGTTCGTGGCCGAGAAGATCGTGCCGGCGAGCCGCGCCGAGCGTCGCGCGTTCAACGTGCTCACGCAGGGGGAGCAGACGGAGATGCTCAGGCTCGTCGACAAGTACGTCGCGGCCATCCAGGAACAGATCGATGCCATGAGGGGAGTTGCCAAGTGA